One genomic region from Dermacentor variabilis isolate Ectoservices chromosome 6, ASM5094787v1, whole genome shotgun sequence encodes:
- the LOC142585863 gene encoding uncharacterized protein LOC142585863 — translation MPNAAEQKEKSRAVPDDVQDDVIWLFFDQMMFLRHTMESRPMSANLPPVPPPSEEGSAADILTKNVPVFRSGNTWKCHHRQVKSHKRQHRLCLRRRMSLWSLRAF, via the exons atgcccaacgctgccgaacag aaagaaaagagccgcgccgtgccagacgacgttcaggacgacgtcatctggctgtttttcgaccagatgatgttTCTGCGCCACACAATGGAGAGTAGACC gatgtccgccaaccttccaccagtgcccccaccgagtgaggagggaagtgctgcagacatcttaacaaaaaatgtgccagttttccgatctggcaacacttggaagtgccatcaccgtcaagtgaagagtcacaagcgccagcatcgactctgtcttcggcGTCGCATGAGTCTGTGGAGTCTCAGGGCATTTTAG